The following are encoded together in the Periplaneta americana isolate PAMFEO1 chromosome 5, P.americana_PAMFEO1_priV1, whole genome shotgun sequence genome:
- the LOC138699881 gene encoding neuropeptide-like protein 31, translating into MNRFMGVLLLGVVAIFALAQALPAGEQAAAATVDAPQDESLGTAESAWGWGGYGRGGWGGGYGRGWGGYGGWGGRGWGGGYGGWGGRGWGGGYGGWGGRWGGGYWG; encoded by the exons ATGAATCGCTTCATG GGTGTACTGCTACTTGGCGTAGTGGCGATCTTCGCTCTCGCCCAAGCTCTTCCCGCGGGCGAACAGGCAGCTGCCGCCACGGTGGACGCTCCACAAGACGAGTCGCTGGGCACAGCCGAATCGGCCTGGGGATGGGGCGGCTACGGCAGGGGAGGCTGGGGAGGAGGATATGGTAGAGGATGGGGCGGATACGGCGGTTGGGGCGGCAGAGGCTGGGGCGGCGGCTACGGTGGTTGGGGAGGCAGAGGTTGGGGAGGCGGCTACGGTGGTTGGGGTGGCAGATGGGGTGGCGGATACTGGGGCTAA